The following proteins are encoded in a genomic region of Gimesia algae:
- a CDS encoding PQQ-dependent sugar dehydrogenase produces MIRKPRALILFLIPACLSLLLTNTAVTYADSDNSNNKLSKAEKKSGWKLLFDGKTTDGWRNYQKEGISDGWTIKDGVLSRSEKGAGDIITDDQFGFFELSLEYRISPEGNSGLMFHVTEEEKTPWMTGPEVQIQDNVDGHDPQKAGWLYQLYKPATPKWMIEAEKAGKKVTPAVVDATRPAGEWNHLFLRVGPDRSQVIMNGVKYFQFDKGSADWNKRVADSKFSKYPKFGKPTKGHICLQDHNDLVSFRNIKIREIPADGSVQDPSDGELALKGVPAFPDLQWEGWEAVNEETGKVVPLRPMAITHANDGSGRIFVTTQRGMIQIIDKKSPEKTKLFLDLRDKVAPWKKNNEEGLLGLAFHPDFKQNGQFFVYYSAEGTPRKSKVSRFTVSKDDPSKADPNSETTIMEIDQPYGNHNGGCIVFGPDGYLYIGLGDGGSGNDPLGNGQNLETLLGSILRIDVDKKAEGKNYAIPADNPFVDRANAKPEIFAYGVRNIWRLSFDPKTKTLYAGDVGQDLWEEVNIIKKGGNYGWSVREGTHNFGNRVQTAKEKPIDPIWEYDHGVGRSITGGIVYRGQRLPELDGLYVYADYVSGKIWALEYDEASGEVKKNLRLAASTVPVMSFGTDEDGELYYTVQTVKGGEGIFRFEKK; encoded by the coding sequence GTGATTCGAAAGCCCAGAGCTCTAATACTGTTTCTCATCCCCGCCTGCCTGTCACTGCTACTGACTAACACAGCGGTGACTTATGCCGACTCTGATAATTCCAATAATAAACTATCCAAAGCCGAAAAAAAGAGTGGCTGGAAACTGCTGTTTGATGGCAAGACCACTGATGGCTGGCGCAACTATCAAAAAGAGGGAATCAGTGACGGCTGGACAATCAAAGACGGCGTCCTCTCCCGCTCCGAGAAAGGGGCCGGTGATATCATCACCGACGACCAGTTCGGCTTCTTCGAACTCTCATTGGAATATCGCATTTCTCCTGAAGGGAACAGTGGTTTGATGTTTCATGTCACCGAAGAAGAAAAGACCCCCTGGATGACCGGACCGGAAGTACAGATTCAGGATAATGTCGATGGGCACGATCCTCAGAAAGCAGGCTGGCTCTACCAGCTCTACAAGCCGGCCACTCCCAAGTGGATGATTGAAGCCGAAAAGGCAGGTAAGAAAGTGACCCCGGCAGTCGTCGATGCCACGCGGCCCGCCGGCGAATGGAACCATCTGTTTCTCCGCGTAGGCCCTGATCGATCCCAGGTCATTATGAATGGCGTCAAATACTTTCAGTTTGATAAAGGCAGTGCCGACTGGAACAAACGCGTCGCCGATAGCAAATTTTCCAAGTATCCTAAATTCGGAAAACCAACCAAAGGACACATCTGCCTGCAGGACCATAACGACCTGGTTTCTTTCCGTAACATCAAGATCCGCGAAATCCCCGCTGATGGCTCTGTGCAGGATCCCAGCGACGGCGAGTTAGCCCTGAAAGGGGTACCCGCTTTTCCCGATCTGCAATGGGAAGGCTGGGAAGCCGTCAATGAAGAAACAGGTAAAGTCGTTCCACTGCGACCCATGGCTATCACACACGCCAACGATGGCAGCGGACGTATCTTCGTCACCACGCAGCGCGGCATGATTCAGATCATCGATAAAAAATCACCTGAGAAAACGAAATTGTTTCTCGACCTTCGCGACAAAGTCGCTCCCTGGAAAAAGAATAACGAAGAAGGTTTATTAGGGTTGGCTTTCCACCCCGATTTCAAACAGAATGGTCAGTTCTTCGTCTACTATTCCGCGGAAGGAACACCGCGAAAATCAAAGGTTTCCCGCTTTACTGTTTCGAAAGATGATCCCAGCAAAGCCGATCCCAACAGCGAAACCACCATCATGGAGATTGACCAGCCCTACGGTAATCATAACGGTGGCTGTATTGTATTCGGCCCGGACGGCTATCTCTATATCGGTCTCGGTGATGGCGGTTCCGGTAACGATCCCCTGGGTAACGGGCAGAACCTGGAAACCTTACTCGGTTCTATTTTACGGATTGATGTCGATAAAAAAGCAGAGGGAAAGAACTACGCGATCCCTGCAGACAACCCGTTTGTAGATCGTGCCAATGCAAAACCGGAAATCTTTGCTTACGGCGTGCGGAACATCTGGCGGTTGAGCTTCGATCCCAAAACCAAAACATTATATGCTGGCGATGTCGGTCAGGATCTCTGGGAAGAAGTCAACATCATCAAAAAGGGAGGCAATTACGGTTGGAGTGTTCGTGAAGGCACACACAACTTCGGCAATCGTGTTCAGACCGCGAAAGAAAAACCGATCGATCCCATCTGGGAATACGATCACGGCGTCGGTCGATCCATTACCGGCGGCATCGTCTACCGGGGTCAGCGACTGCCCGAACTCGATGGCCTGTATGTCTATGCCGACTACGTCTCCGGTAAAATCTGGGCACTCGAATATGATGAAGCGTCTGGTGAAGTGAAAAAGAATCTCCGCCTGGCTGCCAGCACTGTTCCCGTCATGTCATTCGGCACAGACGAAGATGGCGAACTGTACTACACCGTTCAGACCGTCAAAGGGGGCGAAGGCATCTTCCGCTTCGAGAAGAAGTAA
- a CDS encoding bifunctional serine/threonine-protein kinase/formylglycine-generating enzyme family protein, translated as MSDKDPNGATQNYSGDQNDSDADFSYDFSNDDSNDDSLFHPERIGRYRIEKILGKGGFGLVYLAYDEQLDRPVAIKVPHARLIAKPENVELYLSEARTVANLDHPHIVPVHDVGSTVELPCYIVSKYIEGTELSVKIKQRCLTFSESAELIVTIAEALHYAHKQGFVHRDVKPGNILVGTDGKPYIVDFGLALSEKNIGKGAKYAGTPAYMSPEQARGEGHRVDGRSDIYSLGAVFYKLLTGRQTISWEKDTDILKKIITQEPRPPRQVDDMIPKELERICLKALSKRASERYTTALDMAEDLKIFLAALSSNLSGNSKFATDSHSGSDSKLLSADSGTVDSSIRPVQIVPKGLRSFDEHDADFFLKLLPGPKDREGIPDNVRFWKTRIEETDSDKTFSVGLIYGPSGCGKSSLVKAGLLPLLSDDIISLHLDATQDETEVRLLNRLHKQCPALDKSMDLKETLATLRRGTGISTGQKVLIVLDQFEQWLHAKRDKAGADLVQALRQCDGGRVQCIVIVRDDFWMAATRFMRELEIWLLEGQNSVAVDLFPSSHAEKVLAAFGRAFGVLPNDASKISKEQRNFLKQSVAGLSENNKVVCVRLALFAQMMKGKTWTPGTLKQVGGTTGVGVTFLEETFSSSTAPPEHRYHQKSARVVLKSLLPESGTDIKGQMKSYGELLSDSGYANHPKDFNGLIKILDDEIRLITPTEPEGVKADDDAISHVEVDKRYYQLTHDYLVHSLRNWLTRKQKETFRGRAEIRLSERVALWNARPENRYLPSGWEYINIRCFTARKYWTEPERRMMANAAQVHSLRWVMTIIVVIAAGILASSYNSTQNAILDTHKKENIRKQAKLLVDAVLAAPAKAVPYAIQNLEPVREHALPILRDQFGNAATARTQRLHAAVALAEFGQVDESFLVTSIAESEPEECGNIVDALQKNGKSAIESLRERASAAELKQDWRHKARLAIVALHLGDGTIAQDMFQLRPDPIQRTILIDTISTWHDDVVQFINSQRAESDAHFRSGICLGTGGIPTVALASDELREMSQILSNWYTTKPDSSTHSSAKWSLQQWNQTLPEILKVNKPVEGRNWYINSIGLTILKLPPGSFKRKVSETDTVNASQPKIEQVQTVNLTQPFWISDCEVSRKQFQNFMDDPDYSDANKPQDWNGASPARSPTPDNPVQGVSWNDSILFCNWLSRKEGLKPAYMVSGELDPDSNGYRLPFEAEWEYACRAGTETRFASGDNDLLLTRYAAFEVNATARCGSKLPNGWGVFDSHGNVYEWCQDWFERYGSERSVNNPRGATKAEKRVLRGGAFDYESNYTGSDARASNFPTYRSYTIGFRLARSMP; from the coding sequence ATGTCCGACAAAGATCCGAACGGAGCCACTCAGAACTATTCCGGTGATCAGAACGATTCGGATGCTGATTTCTCATATGATTTTTCAAATGATGATTCAAATGATGATTCTTTATTTCACCCCGAACGCATTGGCCGCTACAGGATCGAAAAAATCTTGGGGAAAGGAGGATTCGGTCTCGTCTACCTGGCGTACGACGAACAACTGGATCGGCCCGTTGCAATCAAAGTGCCGCACGCCAGGCTAATTGCCAAACCCGAAAACGTAGAGCTGTATCTTTCCGAGGCTCGCACTGTTGCCAACTTAGATCACCCTCACATCGTTCCAGTTCACGATGTCGGCAGTACGGTCGAACTTCCCTGTTACATCGTTTCAAAATATATTGAAGGAACTGAACTCTCCGTTAAAATTAAGCAGCGCTGTCTCACTTTCTCCGAGTCAGCCGAACTGATTGTGACGATAGCTGAAGCGCTGCACTACGCTCACAAACAGGGCTTTGTTCACCGGGACGTCAAGCCCGGAAACATTCTTGTGGGTACGGACGGTAAGCCTTACATCGTAGATTTCGGTCTGGCGCTAAGTGAAAAGAATATCGGCAAGGGGGCAAAGTACGCTGGGACCCCGGCCTACATGAGTCCTGAGCAGGCGCGTGGCGAAGGCCATCGAGTGGATGGTCGTAGTGACATCTACAGCCTGGGAGCGGTATTTTACAAATTGTTGACGGGCAGGCAGACAATTTCGTGGGAGAAGGATACTGATATCCTGAAAAAGATTATCACACAGGAACCCAGGCCTCCACGGCAGGTTGACGACATGATCCCCAAAGAACTTGAGCGGATCTGTCTGAAAGCGCTCTCGAAGCGTGCCAGTGAACGGTACACGACCGCTCTAGACATGGCTGAAGATCTGAAGATATTCCTGGCCGCATTGTCCTCCAATCTTAGTGGGAACTCAAAATTCGCTACTGATTCACATTCAGGCTCCGATTCCAAGCTGTTGTCTGCCGACTCAGGCACAGTCGATTCCAGCATCCGACCAGTTCAAATCGTTCCGAAAGGGTTGCGTTCGTTTGACGAACATGATGCCGATTTTTTCCTGAAATTGCTTCCAGGCCCTAAAGATCGGGAAGGAATCCCTGACAATGTTCGTTTCTGGAAAACTCGTATTGAGGAAACCGACTCTGACAAAACCTTCTCGGTGGGGCTGATCTATGGGCCGTCCGGTTGTGGTAAATCGTCACTGGTCAAAGCCGGACTACTGCCTCTGCTTTCAGATGATATTATCTCCCTTCATCTCGATGCGACGCAAGACGAGACTGAAGTCCGGTTGTTAAATCGTCTGCATAAACAGTGTCCTGCCTTGGATAAGAGTATGGATTTGAAGGAGACGCTGGCTACATTGCGGCGAGGAACAGGCATATCTACCGGCCAGAAGGTTCTGATCGTGCTTGATCAGTTCGAACAGTGGCTACACGCGAAGCGTGACAAAGCCGGTGCCGACCTGGTGCAAGCGCTGCGTCAGTGCGATGGTGGGAGGGTCCAGTGCATCGTGATTGTGCGGGATGATTTCTGGATGGCGGCGACACGCTTCATGCGCGAATTGGAAATATGGCTTCTTGAAGGACAGAACTCGGTTGCGGTCGATCTGTTTCCCAGCAGTCATGCCGAGAAAGTGCTGGCGGCATTTGGTCGAGCCTTTGGAGTGTTACCCAATGACGCCAGTAAGATCTCGAAGGAACAAAGGAACTTCCTCAAACAATCCGTTGCAGGTCTATCCGAAAACAACAAAGTCGTCTGTGTTCGCCTGGCATTGTTTGCTCAGATGATGAAGGGGAAGACCTGGACACCAGGCACGCTGAAACAAGTCGGTGGGACGACGGGAGTGGGAGTGACGTTCCTGGAAGAAACGTTCAGCTCATCCACGGCACCGCCAGAACACCGTTATCATCAGAAATCTGCTCGTGTCGTCCTCAAATCCCTGCTGCCTGAATCCGGCACTGACATTAAAGGACAGATGAAATCATACGGCGAGTTACTTAGTGATTCCGGTTATGCCAACCATCCAAAAGACTTCAACGGCCTCATAAAAATTCTCGATGATGAGATCCGACTGATCACACCGACCGAACCTGAAGGAGTGAAAGCCGATGACGATGCAATTTCACATGTCGAAGTGGACAAGAGGTACTACCAACTCACACACGACTACCTGGTCCATTCACTGCGGAACTGGCTGACTCGCAAACAAAAGGAAACCTTTCGCGGACGCGCCGAAATTAGATTGTCGGAGCGTGTTGCTCTTTGGAATGCGCGCCCCGAGAACCGGTATCTGCCGTCTGGTTGGGAATACATCAATATCCGTTGTTTTACTGCCAGGAAATATTGGACCGAACCAGAACGACGGATGATGGCAAACGCTGCACAGGTCCACAGTCTTCGCTGGGTGATGACAATTATTGTCGTCATCGCCGCAGGCATTCTGGCTTCTTCGTACAATTCCACACAAAATGCCATCCTGGATACCCACAAGAAAGAAAACATTCGCAAGCAGGCCAAGTTGCTTGTCGACGCAGTATTAGCAGCACCCGCCAAAGCAGTGCCTTATGCTATACAAAACCTCGAACCTGTACGCGAACATGCCTTACCGATTCTGCGGGACCAATTTGGGAACGCGGCAACTGCACGGACACAACGCTTGCACGCTGCCGTGGCACTCGCGGAATTCGGACAGGTGGATGAAAGTTTTCTGGTCACCAGTATTGCTGAATCTGAGCCGGAAGAATGTGGGAATATCGTAGATGCTCTCCAAAAAAATGGGAAATCTGCGATAGAATCACTGCGAGAGCGTGCGTCGGCGGCAGAGTTGAAGCAGGACTGGCGGCACAAGGCCCGCCTGGCGATTGTCGCACTCCATCTCGGAGACGGAACCATCGCGCAAGACATGTTCCAACTTCGGCCTGACCCCATTCAGCGGACTATCTTGATCGATACAATATCGACATGGCATGATGATGTCGTTCAATTTATTAATTCGCAACGGGCCGAGTCAGACGCTCACTTTCGATCCGGGATCTGCCTGGGGACAGGTGGCATCCCGACAGTTGCACTGGCATCGGATGAACTAAGAGAAATGAGCCAGATTCTTTCGAACTGGTACACAACGAAGCCTGATTCTTCCACCCACAGTTCGGCGAAATGGTCTTTGCAGCAATGGAACCAGACACTCCCTGAGATTTTGAAGGTTAACAAACCAGTCGAGGGTCGCAACTGGTATATAAACAGTATTGGCCTGACGATATTGAAGCTTCCTCCCGGGAGTTTCAAACGCAAGGTCAGCGAGACTGACACTGTCAACGCTTCTCAGCCAAAAATTGAACAGGTTCAGACAGTCAATCTGACACAACCTTTCTGGATCAGCGACTGTGAAGTATCACGAAAACAATTCCAGAATTTCATGGACGATCCCGATTATTCAGACGCAAATAAGCCGCAGGATTGGAATGGCGCTAGTCCTGCCCGCAGTCCAACTCCAGATAATCCCGTTCAAGGTGTCAGCTGGAATGACTCGATTCTGTTCTGTAACTGGCTGAGTCGGAAGGAAGGCTTAAAACCTGCCTACATGGTGAGCGGAGAATTGGACCCGGACTCCAATGGTTATCGCCTGCCTTTTGAGGCCGAATGGGAATATGCATGTCGAGCGGGAACGGAAACCAGATTCGCATCGGGGGACAATGACCTGCTCCTGACCCGTTATGCCGCCTTCGAGGTAAACGCAACAGCAAGATGCGGCAGTAAACTGCCGAATGGCTGGGGAGTGTTTGATTCACATGGTAATGTTTACGAATGGTGCCAGGATTGGTTTGAAAGATATGGAAGCGAGCGGAGTGTCAACAATCCACGAGGAGCTACCAAAGCGGAAAAACGCGTGCTGCGAGGAGGAGCGTTTGACTATGAGTCGAATTATACCGGTTCAGACGCGCGTGCCTCAAACTTCCCGACATATCGCAGTTACACAATTGGCTTTCGCCTGGCCAGATCGATGCCCTGA
- a CDS encoding glutaredoxin family protein yields the protein MSDKAFNTQLWLVCQIIMLTFCVPQLFAQDSSEPAGPQCAVLELFIRNDCADCPEVQQRLEAYAKKRGRISLHVHNLDEPGKHVDRYQQILKYFQLQDAELPVAYGCNSLLRKLKPDTSTDERIDKLLTVDIYVRSGCSRCAAAKVFLKGLKQRYPVFEYTLHDVVSDSAAGTRVHELADRYGKQAVSVPVFHFCNQLVVGWISDQYTGSKIEEVLKFWTTTCPKPEKSDNKQSILQQPDHSQLQFVSFQSEPDLDSPIPKTNDDPVPLSPVPKNNSSLGPPPVGDNDSLPPIPGGDASLPPPPGDVPPPLEGEPLAPVPSQAMDTIEVPFLGELSKSRLGMPAFTFLIGLVDGFNPCAMWVLLFLLSLLVNLKNRAKVLAVAGTFVLISGMAYYAFMAAWLNVFKLIGYLPMVQFLLGLFAVLIGLIHIKDFFAFKKGISLSIPDWAKPGLYARARKIVNAENLAGAILGASILAVLVNFIELLCTAGLPALYTEVLTMQNYPDWKTYAYLGLYILAYMLDDSIMVTIVVITMGRHKLQENQGRWLKLFSGVVILLLGLVLIFKPSLLH from the coding sequence GTGTCTGATAAGGCTTTTAACACGCAGTTGTGGCTTGTTTGTCAGATAATCATGCTGACATTTTGCGTGCCTCAACTCTTCGCCCAGGACTCCTCAGAACCAGCAGGACCTCAGTGTGCAGTCCTCGAACTCTTTATTCGCAATGACTGCGCGGATTGTCCTGAAGTCCAGCAGCGACTCGAAGCCTATGCCAAAAAACGGGGACGCATCAGTCTGCATGTCCATAATCTGGACGAACCGGGAAAGCATGTGGATCGCTACCAGCAGATTCTGAAATACTTCCAACTTCAGGATGCCGAACTTCCCGTCGCCTATGGCTGTAATTCGCTCCTGCGAAAGCTTAAGCCTGATACTTCCACGGACGAACGCATCGACAAACTGTTGACGGTCGATATCTACGTCCGTTCGGGCTGCTCGCGCTGTGCCGCCGCCAAAGTCTTCCTCAAAGGCCTCAAGCAGCGGTACCCGGTGTTTGAATACACTCTGCACGACGTCGTTTCAGACAGCGCCGCCGGAACCAGGGTCCATGAACTCGCCGATCGCTACGGCAAACAGGCAGTCAGCGTCCCGGTATTTCACTTCTGTAACCAGCTTGTGGTTGGCTGGATCAGCGACCAGTACACGGGCTCGAAGATTGAAGAAGTCCTCAAATTCTGGACAACAACCTGCCCCAAACCAGAAAAATCCGATAACAAACAGAGCATCCTGCAGCAACCCGATCATTCTCAACTGCAGTTTGTTTCGTTCCAGAGTGAACCGGATTTAGACAGTCCGATTCCAAAAACGAATGACGATCCGGTTCCCCTTTCTCCTGTGCCTAAGAACAATTCGTCACTGGGACCGCCACCTGTCGGTGACAATGATTCACTCCCGCCGATACCGGGCGGCGATGCCAGTCTCCCCCCACCACCGGGAGACGTGCCACCTCCACTTGAAGGAGAGCCTTTGGCTCCTGTTCCTTCACAGGCGATGGATACAATAGAAGTTCCCTTTCTGGGAGAGTTGAGCAAAAGCCGGTTAGGAATGCCGGCTTTTACTTTTTTAATCGGCCTGGTAGACGGTTTTAATCCCTGCGCCATGTGGGTTCTGCTGTTTCTGCTTTCGTTGCTCGTCAACTTAAAAAACCGTGCCAAAGTACTGGCCGTCGCCGGGACGTTCGTGCTCATCAGTGGTATGGCTTATTATGCTTTCATGGCAGCCTGGCTCAACGTTTTTAAGCTCATCGGCTATCTGCCTATGGTTCAGTTTCTGCTGGGTCTGTTTGCAGTCCTCATTGGTCTGATCCATATCAAGGATTTCTTCGCCTTTAAAAAAGGTATCTCCCTGTCGATTCCTGACTGGGCCAAGCCCGGTCTCTATGCCCGCGCCCGTAAAATTGTCAATGCCGAAAACCTGGCGGGAGCCATCCTCGGTGCCTCCATTCTGGCCGTGCTGGTCAATTTTATCGAGCTGCTCTGCACCGCAGGCCTCCCGGCGCTCTATACCGAAGTATTAACCATGCAGAACTACCCTGACTGGAAAACTTACGCCTACCTGGGACTGTATATCCTCGCTTACATGCTTGATGATTCGATCATGGTGACCATCGTTGTCATCACTATGGGCCGCCACAAACTTCAGGAAAACCAGGGACGCTGGCTCAAACTCTTCAGCGGTGTCGTCATCCTCCTGCTCGGACTGGTCCTGATCTTTAAACCATCACTGCTCCATTAA
- a CDS encoding putative nucleotide-diphospho-sugar transferase, with protein sequence MRIKNLLVISACDSRMGSWGKLWIDQIQKFDVDWKIYDLGGFGRGEPFEFNAHELTNKDATSQFSTFKPHLILQAIRRFKRPVLWLDADAFIVHHLHDLLARVDIAVTVNRPEEWKQHEWSGHNNQGVVDAGVFFVNPTPASDQFIARWAALSHERNAQAALNHLFKDLTNRNTVGNFSGASVRLLSTEIYNSHYFTEKSVMQKSKIIHFKGNKSKVLDPAVYGIGKGAIASDDASDCKLRVGQRGKGKNGWLHLDSHPSADIVAEIPPLPDSVTNRKWQTIEGIHVWEHFHKWEAEKLARSFNDVLATNGKLILECPNLEIACRSFLGGYKDSDRYHMHVIYGDPQHEDAAYVHRWGYTPESLKQQLIEYGGFHANDVSIESAQFHVRDRDFRVVAKKR encoded by the coding sequence ATGAGAATTAAAAATCTGCTCGTCATCTCAGCCTGCGATTCCAGAATGGGTTCATGGGGAAAGCTTTGGATTGACCAGATCCAGAAGTTCGATGTAGACTGGAAAATCTACGATCTGGGTGGATTCGGCCGTGGCGAACCATTCGAATTCAATGCCCATGAGTTAACGAATAAAGATGCAACCAGTCAATTCTCAACTTTCAAGCCGCATCTGATTCTGCAGGCGATTCGACGCTTCAAGCGGCCTGTTCTATGGCTTGATGCCGATGCATTTATCGTCCATCATCTGCACGATCTTCTTGCACGTGTCGATATTGCAGTCACCGTAAATCGGCCCGAGGAATGGAAACAACACGAGTGGAGCGGGCATAATAATCAGGGAGTTGTAGATGCAGGCGTTTTTTTCGTAAACCCCACGCCGGCGAGCGATCAGTTTATCGCGAGGTGGGCGGCACTCTCGCACGAAAGGAACGCACAGGCTGCACTCAATCATCTTTTCAAAGATTTAACTAACAGAAATACCGTTGGCAATTTTTCCGGTGCCAGTGTTCGACTCTTGAGTACAGAGATTTACAACAGCCATTATTTCACTGAGAAATCAGTGATGCAGAAATCTAAGATTATCCACTTCAAGGGAAATAAATCCAAAGTCCTTGACCCTGCAGTGTATGGCATCGGCAAGGGGGCAATTGCATCGGACGATGCATCAGACTGCAAATTGCGAGTTGGTCAGAGAGGCAAAGGGAAAAATGGTTGGCTACATCTTGACAGTCACCCGTCTGCGGATATCGTCGCGGAGATCCCACCACTTCCAGATTCCGTCACAAATCGAAAGTGGCAGACCATTGAAGGTATTCATGTTTGGGAGCATTTCCACAAATGGGAGGCGGAGAAACTGGCCAGGAGCTTCAACGATGTCCTCGCAACAAATGGCAAACTTATTCTCGAGTGTCCAAACCTGGAAATTGCATGTCGCTCGTTTCTTGGAGGATATAAGGATTCCGATCGATACCACATGCACGTAATTTATGGCGATCCACAACATGAGGATGCAGCATACGTTCACCGCTGGGGTTATACACCGGAATCCTTGAAACAACAGCTGATCGAATACGGAGGATTTCATGCTAACGATGTCAGTATAGAATCAGCGCAATTTCACGTTCGCGATCGTGATTTTCGCGTTGTTGCTAAAAAACGATGA